A genomic segment from Flavobacterium inviolabile encodes:
- a CDS encoding KTSC domain-containing protein, with protein sequence MKKIVEYRKLLDVTKTATLKELKTIYRNSMKDCHPDKFSNDEELAAAEERSKEIIAAYHFLVSIAPETQEKDKPEYIKTTSTSNILEFYMDNSVLYINFLDGSQFEYFGVPKATYIKMINAESPSRFARRHIYNEFLYRSASKLVAAE encoded by the coding sequence CGCTACGCTAAAAGAGCTGAAAACCATTTACCGAAACAGCATGAAAGACTGTCATCCTGATAAATTCAGTAATGATGAAGAACTGGCTGCTGCCGAAGAAAGAAGTAAAGAAATTATTGCGGCCTATCATTTTCTGGTAAGTATTGCTCCGGAAACACAGGAAAAAGACAAACCGGAATATATTAAAACAACCAGCACTTCAAACATTTTAGAGTTCTATATGGACAACAGTGTTTTGTACATTAACTTTTTAGACGGAAGTCAGTTTGAATATTTTGGTGTTCCGAAAGCGACCTATATCAAAATGATTAATGCCGAATCGCCAAGCCGTTTTGCCAGAAGACATATCTATAATGAGTTTTTATACAGAAGCGCCAGCAAATTAGTGGCTGCAGAATAA